In Rhizophagus irregularis chromosome 7, complete sequence, a single genomic region encodes these proteins:
- a CDS encoding uncharacterized protein (SECRETED:cutsite_ISS-QC; SECRETED:prob_0.5652); SECRETED:SignalP(1-26), producing MHINNKSIFLFPFLLLIFNHIPSISSQCIEPPLFGKTHNKACPSVSESQKKPLNKITNSLVNDDDNSNSMIKIMFTCDEKSTPETCKKADIAFKNAATIVENTFDLKVPIAVNASFVKLCGTFIKCAVGQPEPLGAAAPSRLLPIKDNTDGETRLFPQALVKQLQLSEHPEFSPVDIVAGFNSNSNAFWFRGDPPIGKDQVDFEIILVHEFLHGLGFITSWDDYFNANASSLTPTPSFIFTNPEETDGIKEGPITFTGFQEYILDRHLVLTKDNSSLTPIAKKINGFAPLNTKFDDQKAFLDAFTKSPVYKETEIMFKNSITRGSVAIRLVDGENVLIETGLVPFKPGSTFSHVDFDAFGNTTDFLMRFKAPRQVILDDLSPINGDPEYTNPIGPKIISIFKSLGYPMKENSSTFKIISNQNQDSLTKPSQNSNKTKLTTEQQQQQQQTNNAFTITTNTLLLFLSSFLISNLLL from the exons atgcatataaataataaatccatttttttattcccattcttattattgatttttaatcatattCCTTCTATATCTTCACAATGTATAGAACCACCTTTATTCGGTAAAACACATAATAAGGCTTGTCCTTCTGTATCCGAATCACAAAAAAAACCTCTTAATAAGATCACAAATTCATTagttaatgatgatgataattctaatagtatgataaaaataatgtttactTGTGATGAAAAGAGTACTCCAGAAACATGTAAAAAAGCAGATATAGCATTTAAAAATGCAGCAACAATAGTTGAAAACACATTCGATCTAAAAGTTCCAATAGCGGTCAATGCTAGTTTTGTAAAATTATGTGGTACTTTCATAAAATGTGCAGTTGGTCAACCTGAACCTCTTGGAGCTGCTGCTCCTTCTAGGCTTCTTCCTATAAAAGATAATACTGATGGTGAAACAAGATTGTTTCCACAAGCTTTAGTAAAACAATTACAATTATCAGAACATCCAGAATTTTCCCCTGTTGATATTGTAGCAGGTTTTAATTCTAATAGTAATGCTTTTTGGTTCAGAGGTGATCCTCCAATTGGTAAAGatcaagtagattttgaaataattttggtaCATGAATTTTTACACGGTTTAGGTTTTATCACTTCTTGGGATGATTATTTTAATGCTAATGCAAGTAGTTTAACTCCAACTCCATCATTTATTTTCACTAATCCGGAAGAAACTGATGGAATAAAGGAAGGTCCTATCACATTTACCGGTTTTCAGGAATATATTTTGGATAGACATTTAGTATTAACAAAAGACAATTCTTCTCTTACACCTATtgccaaaaaaataaatggttTTGCCCCTCTTAATACCAAATTTGATGATCAAAAAGCTTTCCTTGATGCATTTACTAAATCTCCTGTATATAAAGAGACCgaaataatgtttaaaaattccattacTAGAGGTTCAGTTGCAATTAGATTAGTTGATGGTGAAAATGTTTTAATTGAAACCGGTTTGGTACCTTTTAAACCTGGTTCAACTTTTAGTCATGTTGATTTTGATGCTTTTGGTAATACTACCGATTTCTTGATGAGATTTAAAGCTCCTCGTCAAGTTATTCTTGATGATTTATCACCTATAAATGGTGATCCCGAATATACAAATCCAATTGgtccaaaaattattagtatatttaaatctcttgg ataccctatgaaagaaaattctagtacctttaaaataatttccaaTCAAAATCAAGATTCCTTGACCAAACCATCtcaaaattctaataaaacaaaattaacaactgaacaacaacaacaacaacaacaaactAATAACGCATTTACCATAACAACAaacacattattattatttttatcatcattccttatttccaatttattactttaa